The Pantoea nemavictus genome includes a region encoding these proteins:
- the dicD gene encoding division control transcriptional repressor DicD, producing MQREQILEHALNVLEQSGLAATTSLTQLAGESGLEAEQLTRFWPDRDALLYDALRYHGQQIDSWRRQVQLNEHLSAEQKLLARYQVLSEYVSKSRFPGCLFIAACSFYPQPDHPVHQLAEQQKRSSWQFTHEILVDLALDNPTMVADQMELILEGCLSKLLVKRNVQDVETARRLAEDVLGIALCRQNGALA from the coding sequence TTGCAACGTGAACAAATACTCGAGCATGCGCTGAATGTGCTCGAACAGAGCGGCCTGGCCGCCACCACGTCTTTAACGCAGCTGGCGGGTGAAAGCGGTCTGGAAGCAGAGCAGTTAACGCGCTTCTGGCCCGATCGTGATGCCCTGCTGTACGATGCGCTGCGCTATCATGGCCAGCAAATCGATAGCTGGCGCCGCCAGGTGCAGCTTAATGAACATCTCAGCGCCGAACAAAAGCTGCTGGCACGCTACCAGGTATTAAGTGAATACGTTAGCAAAAGCCGCTTTCCCGGCTGCCTGTTCATCGCCGCGTGCAGCTTCTATCCCCAGCCCGATCACCCTGTGCATCAGTTAGCTGAACAGCAAAAACGCAGCTCATGGCAGTTTACCCACGAAATCCTGGTCGATTTAGCGCTGGATAATCCCACCATGGTGGCCGATCAGATGGAGCTGATTCTGGAAGGTTGTCTGAGCAAGCTGCTGGTGAAACGCAATGTACAGGATGTGGAAACGGCGCGCCGCTTAGCGGAAGATGTGCTCGGCATTGCGCTGTGTCGTCAGAACGGCGCACTGGCGTAG